DNA sequence from the Sulfurimonas sp. HSL3-1 genome:
AGCGAACCGCCGATGACGGCACCGCGCGTGGTCAGTCTTTTCCAGAACATGGAGAGGAAGAGCACCGGGAAGTTCGCGGAAGCGGCGATGGCGAAAGCCAGACCGACCATGAACGCGATGTTCTGCTTCTCAAACGCAATCCCCAGCAGGATCGCGACGATCCCCATGACGACGACGGCGATCTTGGAGATACGCATCTCCTGCATCTCGTCGACCTGCCCGCGGCGGAAGACGTTGGCGTAGAGGTCGTGGCTGATCGCCGAAGCGCCCGCCAGTGTCAGACCGGAGACGACCGCGAGGATCGTCGCGAAGGCCACCGCCGAGATGAAGCCGAGGAAGAAGTTCCCGCCGACCGCGTGGCTGAGGTGGATCGCCGCCATGTTGTTGCCGCCAAGCAGTGTGCCCGCCGCATCAAGGTAGTGCGGGTTGGTCGCCACCATGACAATCGCCCCGAACCCGATGATGAAGGTCAGGATATAGAAGTATCCGATGAAACCGGTCGCATAGAAGACCGATTTGCGCGCCTCTTTTGCGTCGCTGACGGTAAAGAAGCGCATCAGGATGTGCGGCAGACCCGCCGTACCGAACATCAGCGCGATACCGAGGCTGATCGCGGAGACCGGGTCGCTGACAAGACCGCCCGGGCTCATGATGGCGTCATGGGTGCTGTGGACCTCGACCGCCTTGGCAAAGAGCGCTTCGAAGCTGAAGCCGAAGTGCGCCATAACGGCGATGGCCATAAAGGTCGCACCGGAGAGCAGCAGCCCCGCCTTGATGATCTGGACCCACGTCGTCGCCAGCATCCCGCCGAAGGTGACGTAGAGGATCATCAGGACACCGACCAGGATGACCGCGACCTCGTACGGCAGACCGAAGAGGATCTGGATCAGCTTGCCCGAACCGACCATCTGCGCGATCAGGTAGAGCGTGACGGTCGCAATGGAGCCGAAGGCCGCCAAGGTACGGATCGGTGTCTGTCTCAGACGGAAGGAGGCGACGTCGGCAAAGGTGTACTTGCCGAGGTTGCGCAGGCGCTCCGCCACGAGGAACAGGATCAGCGGCCAGCCGACCAGGAAACCGATGGAGTAGATCAGCCCGTCATACCCTTTGAGGAAGACGAGGCCGGAGATCCCCAGGAACGATGCGGCGGACATGTAGTCGCCGGCAATCGCCATCCCGTTCTGGAAGCCCGTGATGCCGCCTCCAGCGGTATAGAAGTCCTTGGCCGTTTTCGTGCGTTTTGCCGCCCAGTAGGTAATACCCAGCGTCGCACCGACGAAGACGAGGAACATCACGATCGCGGAGACGTTCAGCGGCTGTTTATCCACGGCACCCTCAATGGCGCCCGATGCCATCAGCGTGGACGCTGTGGCCGTCAGAAGCAGGAGAAGACGTTTCATTCAGCCCCCTTTGCCATGTCGCGCTCGAGTTCGGCACGCACCTCGCGGTTAAGATCGTCGAACTCGCCGTTGGCGCGCTTGACGTAGAGCCCCGTCAGGACGAAGGCGATGAAGATGATGGCGACACCGACCGGGATACCGACCGTCGTGACCCCCGTCTCACTCAGCGGCGTGCCGAGCAGCGACGGGTCAAAAGCGATGGTAAGGATGAAGGTGAAATAGACCACCAGCATTACGATCGAAAGCTTCCAGGCAAAGGCGCTGCGCGTCTTCACCAACTCCTGGTACTTCGGATTGTTCTTAATATGTTCAACCATTTCGTTCGTCATGATCGTCCTTTAGTTAAAAGTTATAGTTTACAATAAACCGGTATTCGTCCCAATTGACGGTTTTCGCCGCACTGTCGTAGAACTTGTCGGGGAAGTTCCCGCGCAGTCTCAGCTGCAGGTTCTTCACCGCCTCGGGGTAGTACTGGATGTCAAAGCCCGGTTCCGCCGCCGTCCAGGCGTAGCCCCCGGTAACGGTTCCGTTGACGTCTTTGACAACGGAATAGCCGTTGTTTTTGTCCATGTCGAATGCGACGTAGTAGGCCGCCACGCTCAGGTTGACGCCCTGCTCTTTAAAGGAGTAGGCCACCGCCCCTTTATAGGCTTTGGTCCCCGCCATGAACTGGTGGCGCGTCACCATCCCCTGCGTATATGCCGGCATCCCGCCCCAGGGCGTGATCACAGCATTGGCATAGGACTGGGTGCCGGTGATATCGGCATCGCTGTTCGCTGTTGTCTGCGAATAGGCGGCATAGGCGCTGAAACCGTGGTACTTTGCCCCGAGCTTCACCGCACCGTAGAGGCTGTCAATCTTGCCGTCGCCGCCGAGGTTCTGAAGCAGGTTGTCGCCGACGTTGTTCTCTTTGATCAGCTGGGCGCTGAAGAAGGGTTTCACCTCCGGGTTGAGCAGACATTTCCAGCTCACGCTCCCCTCGGCGTAAAAGGCGTTGAGGATGTCCCAGGCGTAGTAATCCCACGCCTGGAGGCTCAGATACTCATCTTTATAGACCGCCGCTAGCGTCGTGATGCCGGCAGTCGTCTCGCCGACGGCCCAGCTCCCCACATTGGCGAAGTCGCCGCCGTATTTGGGGTAGTTGGCCGCAATCGGCGAATACCCCGACGTGGCGCCGAGAATTCCGCCCCCCGTGTAGATGTTCGAGAAGCTGCCCGGGGCAAACTTCGTAATGTGCGCCGCGACGAGACTCGTGTTGGCCAGGCTGCCGTTCGTATAGACGTACGCCTCGAAGAAACTCGGAAGCATCCGCGCGTCATCGGCGGCGGCCATCGGCGTATTGAGGGACTGGCGTCCCAGCTTCAGGTTGCTCGCCCCCATCTTCAGGTTGACATAGGCCTCGCCGAAGATGCTGTAGCTCTTGTAGCCGTTGCCGAACAGGGAGGGGTCAACCTTCCCCTCGGACGTGGAACCGTATTCGAGCCCCTGGAAGATCCGGTTCGTCGTATAGGCCGATGCCCCGAGGCTCACGCCTGCGAGCGCATCCGTCTCATACCCCAGGTGCCCGCCCAGCGCCGTCGCGTTACGATGCGGTGCCCCGTCGTAGCCGGAGTAGTCCCGGTCGACGTAGAAGGCGCGGATCTGCCCGCTCGTTGTGCCGTTCGCAAACATCGCGGCGATATCGTCAGCCGCGTTGGCGGTAAGGAACGCAGCGGCGATGCCGGACAAAAGTAACGTTTTTCTCATACTCTCTCCTTGTACTCTCAGCACATTAAGAGAGGAACGTAGCGCGAACATAGCAATGGGATTCTGACGGAAAAAAATGCGGATTTTCAGCGAAAGGTGGAAAAAAAGTAACACTAATTCGGCCGTGACGGCCGGGGGTCAGCGCGAGGTGATCATATAGCCCATCGCCCGGATGTTCTGGATGAAATCCTCTTTGAGCCCCTTCTTCAGGCGGTTTACCTCGGCACGGATCGTCGCATTGTCGATGATCGCCTCGTCCCAGACGTAGATGCGGAATGTTTCGAAATCGACCACCCGGTTCATATTGCGCGCAAGCAGGTCGATAATCTGGTGCTGGCGGCGGGTCAGCGTCTGCGGTTCGTTGTCAAAAAGCAGGGTCTCGTTGAGCATATCGTAGCTGTAGCGTGTGGAGAGGCGCAGATGTTTGCGCTGGTCCGGCGGGACGTCGCGCATGACCCGGTTGATGTGCAGGAGAAGCTCCTGCAGGTGAAAGGGCTTTTTGAGGTAGTCGAAACAGCCCAGCTCGTACGCCTTCGAGATCTCGGCGATGTCGGTCTGCGCACTCGTAAAGATCGCAGGCACGGCGACCTTCGCCGCATTGAGGCGTTCAAGCAGGCTCAGACCGTCAATAGAAGGGACGTTGATGTCGAGGATCAGCAGGTCGTACCCGCCCTTCATAATGGCCTCCAGGGCCTCCGCCCCGTCGACGAAGGCATCGACCCTGTGGTTATGCATCTGCAGGTACTCGCTCACGGCGCCTTGCAGCATCACCTCATCTTCAAGCAACAGAATTCTCATCGCACCCCCCTTTCGCAATAATATAGGTAAAGGCCGTCACCCCCGCCTCGGAGCTGAT
Encoded proteins:
- a CDS encoding cation acetate symporter, which translates into the protein MKRLLLLLTATASTLMASGAIEGAVDKQPLNVSAIVMFLVFVGATLGITYWAAKRTKTAKDFYTAGGGITGFQNGMAIAGDYMSAASFLGISGLVFLKGYDGLIYSIGFLVGWPLILFLVAERLRNLGKYTFADVASFRLRQTPIRTLAAFGSIATVTLYLIAQMVGSGKLIQILFGLPYEVAVILVGVLMILYVTFGGMLATTWVQIIKAGLLLSGATFMAIAVMAHFGFSFEALFAKAVEVHSTHDAIMSPGGLVSDPVSAISLGIALMFGTAGLPHILMRFFTVSDAKEARKSVFYATGFIGYFYILTFIIGFGAIVMVATNPHYLDAAGTLLGGNNMAAIHLSHAVGGNFFLGFISAVAFATILAVVSGLTLAGASAISHDLYANVFRRGQVDEMQEMRISKIAVVVMGIVAILLGIAFEKQNIAFMVGLAFAIAASANFPVLFLSMFWKRLTTRGAVIGGSLGLATAVLLVILGPIVWVQILGNAEAVFPYKYPALFSVTVAFAGIWFFSITDKSAEGENEREAFEAQNIRSQTGIGAEGAVSH
- a CDS encoding DUF485 domain-containing protein; this encodes MTNEMVEHIKNNPKYQELVKTRSAFAWKLSIVMLVVYFTFILTIAFDPSLLGTPLSETGVTTVGIPVGVAIIFIAFVLTGLYVKRANGEFDDLNREVRAELERDMAKGAE
- a CDS encoding OprD family outer membrane porin, producing MRKTLLLSGIAAAFLTANAADDIAAMFANGTTSGQIRAFYVDRDYSGYDGAPHRNATALGGHLGYETDALAGVSLGASAYTTNRIFQGLEYGSTSEGKVDPSLFGNGYKSYSIFGEAYVNLKMGASNLKLGRQSLNTPMAAADDARMLPSFFEAYVYTNGSLANTSLVAAHITKFAPGSFSNIYTGGGILGATSGYSPIAANYPKYGGDFANVGSWAVGETTAGITTLAAVYKDEYLSLQAWDYYAWDILNAFYAEGSVSWKCLLNPEVKPFFSAQLIKENNVGDNLLQNLGGDGKIDSLYGAVKLGAKYHGFSAYAAYSQTTANSDADITGTQSYANAVITPWGGMPAYTQGMVTRHQFMAGTKAYKGAVAYSFKEQGVNLSVAAYYVAFDMDKNNGYSVVKDVNGTVTGGYAWTAAEPGFDIQYYPEAVKNLQLRLRGNFPDKFYDSAAKTVNWDEYRFIVNYNF
- a CDS encoding response regulator transcription factor, giving the protein MRILLLEDEVMLQGAVSEYLQMHNHRVDAFVDGAEALEAIMKGGYDLLILDINVPSIDGLSLLERLNAAKVAVPAIFTSAQTDIAEISKAYELGCFDYLKKPFHLQELLLHINRVMRDVPPDQRKHLRLSTRYSYDMLNETLLFDNEPQTLTRRQHQIIDLLARNMNRVVDFETFRIYVWDEAIIDNATIRAEVNRLKKGLKEDFIQNIRAMGYMITSR